The Synchiropus splendidus isolate RoL2022-P1 chromosome 1, RoL_Sspl_1.0, whole genome shotgun sequence genome includes a window with the following:
- the tanc2b gene encoding protein TANC2 isoform X7 gives MGRRRKWSTAARSHFATIRGHLGAKRKGVEGLCVSSLLGVLRSHTWLIGEEEVSWLLARTSFPPYPRAHSMSLSFCSSSVDGGGEDLVDPRSPSLDHHLSHIGHGGSIDSDCVFDGDYSVPPPLAITEGMQHIRIMEGVSRSLPSSPLLSHQTIGVRLQPVKKITGESSQELGPPPSVDEAANTLMTRLGFLLGDKVSEGPAGAPYSMEEPEARKVQNQRISPCSTLTSSTASPTAGSPCSTLPTAMPSQAGNKDCAYGSVTSPTSTLESRDSGIIATLTSYSENMDRSAKHGENSRGNLKLWQSQKSGMDSFLYRVDENMTASTYSLNKIPERNLESMSSHSAHSIPLYLMPRPNSVAATSSAHLEDLAYLDEQRHTPLRTSLRMPRQSTTCGPGRSGPDVRASANSANAWQSQSLRFAPYRPHDIALKPLLFEVPSITMDSVFTGREWLFQEIDAHLNSPNCSSNRGVVVVGNIGFGKTAIVSRLVALSCHGTRMRQIASDSPQASPKHGEGLPLTQPQPTHGTLGGGSCPGTPEMRRRQEESMRRLASQVVAYHYCQADNAYTCLVPEFVHNIAALLCRSPHLASYREQMLREPHLQSVLSLRSCVQDPMAAFRRGVLEPLDALYKERKINTDDDLIVLIDGLNEAEFHKPDYGDTIVSFLTKTINRFPPWLKLVVTVRTTLQEITNSPPFRCISLDSYEENDAIDQDLQSYILHRIHSSPEIQNNISLNGKMDNTTFGKLSTHLKALSQGSYLYLKLTFDLIERGYLVLKSSSYKVVPVNLAEVYLLQCNMRFPTQSSFERALPLLNVAVASLHPLTDEQIYQAINAGNLQGTLDWEDFQQRMDNLSVFLVRRRDGTRMFVHPSFREWLIWREEGEKTKFLCDPRSGHTLLAFWFSRQENKLNRQQTIELGHHILKAHIFKGLSKKVGVSSSILQGLWVSYSTETLSAALSSLRNLYTPNIKVSRLLMLGGGNVNYRTEVLNNAPVLCVHSHLGYMDMVALLLEFGALVDAPSESGMTPLGYAAAGGHMAIVTALCRKRAKVDHLDRNGQCALVHAALRGHMEVVKYLIQCDWSHGPQESPQSQQHGAFTKSHAVQQALIAAASMGYTEIVSYLLDLPEKDEEEVERAQINNFDSLWGETALTAASGRGKLDVCRLLLEQGAAVAQPNRRGIVPLFSAVRQGHWQIVDLLLTHGADVNLPDKQGRTPLMMAASEGHLGTVEFLLAQGASLSLLDKEGLTALSWACLKGHLPVVRCLVESGAATDHADKNGRTPLDLAAFYGDSDVVQFLVDHGAMIEHVDYSGMRPLDRAVGCRNTSVVVALLKKGAKIGCQTLPSRPRGPATWAMATSKPDIMIILLSKLIEEGDGYYKKGKVKEAAQRYQYALKKFPREGFNEDLKTFRELKVSLFLNLSRCRRKMNDFGMAEEFATKALELKPKSYEAFYARARAKRSSRQFPEALEDLNEALKQCPNNREIQRLLQRVEEECNQLDQDDPQQQELELEPPPSPPPTPPPEEEDSLSMPLPPPPEPRLEDMEPVQDLFEDEDYLAQELEAMSMGLPPPEALNNPQSLPIIQSPPMSPTHADQIYLTGVSPLGQYEYHPTSSSMSSPTRATYQTTSPSLSPTHQNHYRHSPPLTSPVHQSSYRFSPPPMGSGGQGIDHQSPPPSPLRRAAQYRSSPPLESVCLYRSQSGSPVRFQTEQLPGRPKSPLSKMSSQRSFQLSSQPSLSQHHQAQGLRLQPSIAQIVRTNQPSSMMGNNSYGGAMGHSMGSRYQGGSVDVESRLVYQPSLDGRSMSQVQASLSSGALCQHGGRGGVMESSLLKDELPQRPSSAYRASSGGPGGIRYSQTPQISRSQSAAYYPVSEHVLERASAIPSCQLGSPEIPHMMRRPVSANTTELKQHVTAPRPLIHSQSVSLRFSPSTNNISTGSGSNLGPGFRPSSIQQMEIPLQATYERACEDLSPISPSQSGGGLYQGEATRSRNTPFMGIIDKTARTQQYLHQPSRSRGMTSMDSAVSPTSPGQLVQQGSTYSPPNSLGNIAYYNKTNNAQNGHLLEEDYYSQTQPSSLGKLANGSRGSGDILERVSQVPTYPDVKVARTLPVAQAYQDNMYRQLSRDSRAQGPPSPIKPKRPFVESNV, from the exons GGGAGTCCAGCCAGGAACTGGGCCCGCCTCCGTCCGTGGATGAGGCTGCCAACACATTGATGACGCGCCTGGGTTTCCTTCTGGGAGACAAAGTGAGTGAGGGGCCAGCCGGTGCCCCCTACAGCATGGAGGAACCCGAGGCAAGAAAG GTCCAGAACCAGAGGATCAGTCCGTGCTCTACACTGACCAGCAGCACCGCCTCACCCACTGCTGGCAGCCCCTGCTCCACCCTCCCCACTGCCATGCCCAGCCAGGCGGGAAACAAGGACTGCGCCTACGGTTCCGTCACCAGTCCAACATCAACTCTAGAGAGTCGGGACAGTGGGATTATCG CCACCCTGACCAGCTACTCAGAGAACATGGATCGCAGTGCGAAACATGGCGAGAACTCACGGGGCAACCTAAAGCTCTGGCAGTCGCAAAAATCAGGCATGGATTCGTTTCTCTACCGAGTGGACGAGAACATGACTGCCTCCACCTACAGCCTCAACAAAATCCCTGAGAGAAACCTGGAGAGCATGTCCTCCCACTCTGCCCACTCCATCCCTCTATACCTCATGCCCCGACCCAACTCTGTGGCCG CCACCAGCTCGGCTCATCTGGAGGATCTGGCCTATCTGGACGAGCAGAGACACACACCGCTACGCACCTCGCTGCGTATGCCAAGACAGAGCACTACATGTGGACCAGGTCGATCAGGGCCGGACGTACGAG CTTCTGCTAACAGCGCTAATGCCTGGCAGTCACAGTCAC TCCGCTTCGCCCCCTACAGGCCCCATGACATTGCGCTCAAACCGCTGCTTTTTGAGGTTCCTAGCATCACTATGGACTCTGTCTTCACGGGGCGAGAGTGGCTCTTCCAGGAGATTGATGCTCACCTCAACAGTCCCAACTGCAGCAGCAACCGTGGTGTGGTTGTCGTGGGCAACATTGGCTTTGGAAAGACTGCCATTGTCTCCCGCCTGGTGGCGCTCAGCTGCCATGGCACCCGGATGAGACAGATCGCATCGGACAGTCCTCAGGCTTCTCCCAAGC ATGGTGAGGGTCTTCCACTCACACAGCCTCAGCCCACACATGGTACCCTGGGAGGAGGCAGCTGTCCTGGTACTCCGGAGATGAGGCGACGGCAGGAGGAATCCATGAGGAGGCTGGCTTCTCAG GTGGTCGCTTACCACTACTGCCAGGCTGACAATGCCTACACGtgcctggtgcctgagtttgtgCACAACATTGCAGCTCTGCTCTGCCGCTCTCCCCACCTGGCATCCTACAGGGAGCAGATGCTGAGAGAGCCGCACCTGCAGAGTGTCCTAAGCCTGAGGTCCTGCGTTCAGGACCCTATGGCTGCCTTCAGGAGGGGAGTCCTTGAGCCCCTGGATGCACTTTATAAAG AGAGGAAGATCAACACGGATGACGATCTCATCGTCCTTATTGACGGTCTGAATGAAGCTGAGTTTCACAAGCCAGACTATGGCGACACCATTGTGTCCTTCCTCACCAAAACCATCAACAGGTTCCCTCCGTGGCTCAAACTGGTGGTCACGGTCAGAACCACATTGCAG GAAATCACCAACTCGCCGCCCTTCCGCTGCATCTCCCTGGATAGCTACGAGGAGAACGATGCCATAGATCAGGACCTACAGAGCTACATCCTACACCGCATCCACAGCAGCCCAGAGATCCAGAACAACATCTCGCTCAATGGGAAGATGGACAACACTACTTTTGGGAAGCTCAGCACTCACCTTAAGGCCCTGAGCCAGGGCTCTTACCTGTACCTcaagctgacctttgacctcataGAAAGGGGATACCTGGTCCTCAAGAGCTCCAGCTACAAG GTGGTTCCGGTGAACTTGGCTGAAGTTTACCTGCTGCAGTGCAACATGCGCTTCCCCACACAGTCTTCGTTCGAGCGGGCACTTCCTCTGCTCAATGTGGCCGTGGCATCTCTTCACCCCCTGACCGATGAGCAGATCTATCAAGCCATTAATGCTGGAAACTTGCAG GGTACTTTGGATTGGGAGGACTTCCAGCAGCGTATGGATAATCTGTCTGTGTtcctggtgaggaggagagatgggaCCAGGATGTTCGTCCACCCATCTTTCAGAGAGTGGCTGAtatggagggaggagggggagaagaCCAAGTTCCTCTGTGATCCCAG GAGTGGACACACGCTTCTTGCCTTTTGGTTTTCACGTCAGGAGAACAAGCTGAACCGCCAGCAGACCATCGAGCTTGGGCATCACATCCTTAAAGCACATATCTTCAAG GGTTTGAGCAAGAAGGTGGGTGTATCGTCGTCCATCCTGCAGGGCCTGTGGGTCTCCTACAGCACTGAAACTCTCTCAGCGGCCCTGTCCTCTCTCAGAAACCTCTACACCCCAAACATCAAG GTGAGTCGGCTGCTGATGCTGGGTGGGGGCAACGTCAACTATCGTACCGAGGTTCTGAACAACGCGCCGGTCCTGTGCGTCCACTCTCACCTGGGCTACATGGACATGGTTGCCCTGCTGCTGGAGTTTGGAGCTTTGGTCGATGCTCCCTCTGAGAGCGGGATGACACCATTAGGttatgctgctgctggagggcaCATGGCAATCGTGACAGCACTTTGTCGCAAGAGAGCGAAG GTTGATCACCTGGACAGAAATGGCCAGTGTGCCCTTGTGCATGCTGCTTTAAGGGGACACATGGAGGTGGTCAAGTATCTCATCCAGTGTGACTGGAGTCATGGGCCTCAAGAGTCGCCTCAGTCGCAACAGCATGGAGCGTTTACGAAGAGCCACGCCGTTCAGCAGGCACTCATCGCTGCAGCCAGCATGGGCTACACCGAG ATCGTCTCCTACCTGCTGGACCTGCCGGAGAAAGACGAGGAGGAAGTGGAACGCGCTCAGATTAATAACTTTGACTCTCTATGGGGAGAAACTG CTCTGACAGCAGCATCAGGTCGAGGAAAGTTGGACGTTTGTCGTCTTCTGTTGGAACAAGGCGCTGCAGTGGCCCAACCTAACAGACGAGGCATCGTGCCATTATTCAGTGCTGTCCGGCAGGGTCACTGGCAG atagTGGATCTTCTTCTCACGCATGGAGCCGACGTCAACTTGCCTGACAAACAAGGTCGCACTCCCCTGATGATGGCAGCGTCTGAGGGTCACTTGGGTACAGTGGAGTTTTTATTAGCCCAAG GAGCATCGCTCTCCCTTTTGGACAAGGAAGGTCTGACTGCGCTCAGCTGGGCGTGTCTGAAGGGTCACTTACCTGTTGTCCGCTGTTTGGTGGAGAGTGGCGCTGCCACCGACCACGCCGACAAGAATGGACGTACACCGCTGGACCTTGCCGCCTTCTATGGCGACTCTGACGTG GTCCAATTCCTAGTGGACCACGGTGCCATGATTGAGCACGTGGACTACAGTGGGATGCGACCTCTGGACCGGGCGGTGGGCTGCAGGAACACATCCGTGGTGGTCGCCTTGCTCAAGAAAGGAGCCAAGATAG GATGTCAGACACTGCCCAGTCGGCCCCGAG GTCCGGCCACATGGGCCATGGCCACCTCCAAACCCGACATCATGATCATCTTACTCAGCAAACTCATCGAGGAGGGGGATGGCTACTACAAG AAGGGGAAGGTGAAGGAGGCGGCACAGCGATATCAATATGCCCTCAAAAAGTTTCCTCGCGAAGGCTTCAACGAGGACCTCAAGACTTTCAGGGAGCTCAAAGTTTCGCTCTTCCTCAACCTTTCTCGATGTCGTAGGAAAATGAAC GACTTCGGAATGGCTGAGGAATTTGCTACCAAGGCTCTGGAACTCAAACCAAAGTCATATGAGGCATTTTATGCTCGAGCTCGAGCCAAACGTAGCAGCAG ACAATTCCCTGAGGCCTTGGAGGACCTGAATGAAGCCCTGAAGCAGTGCCCCAACAACCGCGAGATCCAGCGGCTGCTGCAGCGGGTGGAAGAAGAATGTAACCAGCTCGATCAGGATgacccacagcagcaggaactgGAGCTGGAACCACCTCCTTCCCCGCCTCCTACACCTCCCCCAGAAGAGGAAGACTCCCTCTCCAtgcctctccctcctcctccagagccAAGGTTAGAGGACATGGAGCCCGTCCAGGACTTGTTTGAGGACGAGGACTATCTAGCGCAGGAGCTGGAGGCCATGTCTATGGGTTTGCCTCCACCAGAGGCTCTGAACAATCCTCAGAGCCTGCCCATCATCCAGAGCCCTCCGATGTCCCCTACGCATGCAGATCAGATATATTTAACAGGAGTTTCCCCACTGGGCCAGTACGAATATCACCCTACGTCCTCCTCCATGTCCTCTCCAACTCGAGCCACCTATCAGACCACATCCCCGTCCTTGTCACCTACACATCAAAACCACTACAGACACAGCCCACCCCTCACATCTCCCGTGCATCAGTCATCATACCGCTTTAGCCCACCCCCCATGGGCAGTGGAGGACAGGGTATAGACCATCAGAGTCCGCCCCCTTCCCCTTTAAGACGGGCTGCGCAGTACAGATCCAGTCCACCACTGGAAAGTGTTTGTCTATACAGGTCCCAGTCTGGTTCGCCTGTCCGCTTCCAGACTGAACAGCTTCCTGGCCGACCTAAATCTCCGTTGTCCAAGATGAGCAGCCAACGGTCCTTCCAGCTGAGCTCCCAACCCTCCCTGTCTCAACACCACCAGGCTCAAGGTCTTCGTCTTCAGCCATCAATAGCTCAGATAGTTCGCACAAACCAACCGAGCAGCATGATGGGAAACAACAGCTACGGTGGAGCGATGGGCCACTCGATGGGCAGTCGTTATCAAGGAGGTTCGGTGGACGTGGAGAGTCGCCTAGTCTACCAGCCGTCCCTGGACGGACGTTCTATGTCCCAGGTCCAGGCCAGCCTTAGCTCTGGGGCCCTCTGTCAGCACGGCGGCCGAGGAGGGGTCATGGAGTCCAGCTTGTTAAAGGATGAGCTTCCCCAGCGCCCCTCCTCAGCCTACCGTGCCAGCAGCGGGGGTCCGGGGGGCATCCGGTACAGCCAGACACCTCAAATAAGCCGCAGCCAGTCTGCCGCATACTATCCAGTATCTGAACACGTCCTGGAGCGTGCAAGCGCCATTCCATCTTGCCAGCTGGGCTCCCCTGAGATTCCACACATGATGAGACGCCCCGTCAGTGCGAACACTACAGAGCTGAAGCAGCATGTGACCGCCCCaagacccctcatccactctcAGAGTGTGAGCCTCCGTTTCTCCCCGTCTACCAACAACATCTCCACTGGGTCTGGTTCAAATTTAGGACCAGGATTCCGGCCTTCCTCCATCCAGCAGATGGAGATTCCTTTGCAGGCCACATATGAGCGTGCTTGCGAAGATCTCTCACCCATCTCCCCATCGCAAAGTGGTGGGGGCTTGTACCAAGGTGAGGCCACCCGCTCCCGGAACACACCCTTTATGGGAATTATTGACAAGACAGCCCGGACTCAGCAGTACCTGCATCAGCCCTCTCGGTCTAGAGGCATGACATCCATGGACTCCGCTGTGAGTCCCACTTCGCCCGGCCAGCTTGTGCAACAGGGTTCCACTTACAGCCCCCCAAACTCTCTAGGAAACATTGCCTACTACAATAAAACCAACAATGCCCAAAATGGACACCTACTAGAGGAAGACTACTATTCCCAAACTCAGCCTTCCTCCCTGGGGAAGCTGGCAAATGGCTCTCGAGGCAGTGGTGATATTCTAGAGCGAGTCAGCCAAGTGCCCACCTACCCGGATGTCAAAGTGGCCCGGACTCTGCCAGTGGCACAGGCCTACCAGGACAACATGTACCGACAGCTCTCCCGTGACAGCAGGGCCCAAGGCCCACCCTCCCCCATCAAACCAAAGAGACCATTTGTAGAGTCAAATGTGTGA